Part of the Rhodospirillaceae bacterium genome, CGCCCGGACCAGCGCGTCGTCGAAAGCGATGGCGGCTTCGCCAAGCGCTTCCTTGTAGCCCTCCAGCCTTGCGGCGAAACAGCTGACGCTCGGATCGCCGCCGACCAGGGCAATCCGGCGGTGCCCGCAACCGAGAAGCCGCTTTGCCGCCAGGTTCGCGGCCTGACGGTCGTCGTTGACGACATAATCCGCGTTCACGTCGAACACCGCCCTCGATACGAAGACCAGGGGCGGCAACAAGGCCTTTTGTGAAAGTATATCCTCTGCGGTCGAGCCGATTGCCGGCGAAATAATCACGCCATCGGCATTATATTCTGCCATGGATCTTAGAAATTCGGTCTGTCTTTGAACGGATTCATTGCTATTGCACAAGAATATCGTTCGTCCTGCTTTCGACAGTTCTTCCTCGATAGATGCCAGAAGAGTGCTGCAAAACGGATCGGAAATATTGTTCAGGACGACGCCGACTGTATGGGTTTTTGCGGTTCGCAGGCCGGCAGCGCTACGCTGGTAGATATATCCCGATTCCTTCAGAGCGACCGCCACTCTCTCCCGGGTTTTTTGTGAGATTTTCGGGCTGCCGCGCATGGCAAGCGACACAGTTGCAGTTGAAACCCCCAGCTGTTCGGCAATTTGGCTTAGTGTCGGCCTGGACATCATGTCTGCTCCCGGTCAAAAGGAGCCCCGTGGCGCTTCCGCATCGCTTGTAAGCGTGTCGAATTCGTTCTCGCAGCCGGAAACGGTCAGCTTCAAAAAAATGAAGGCTGCTGTCGCCTGTTGCTACGGCCCGACACGAAGCGGCGAAAGTGGGCGAATTAATCGATTATTCGTTCTCCCGTGCGCAGATGTTACCGGCCACGCGACCATCTGGCAAGAAAATGTCATGTAAGGGCGCGAAAGGAGTTGTTTGAACCGATACGGCCGTCAGGCTGCGGCGCGACCTGCCGGAAAGTTCGATTGCAGCAGCGGAGAACGGAAGCAAGGCCGGGTGTGTCGGGACGCAGCGAGCCGCAGCGCGGCTTGCCCGCGGGCGCAGCGATCGGGCCCGGCGCATGCAGGACGGCGCCGGAGCCGATGTCGGGGATCAAACGCCGAATGAAATCCTGGTGCCGAGGAAGGAGCGCACAAGCCGCTCCGGCATGCGCCGGCGCATCGCTTCGATGAAAGGCTCTCCGGTGCAGTGCATCGGGACGACGACATCCGGCTCGAGCTTCTCCAGTTCGTCGATGGTGAATTCGATGTAGTCCGGCTTCGCCAGGCCGAGATGGAAACCGCCGATCACGGCGTGAAGCTTGTCGGTGCCGGCAACCGCCATCGCGGTCCGGACCGAGTTCACGATGCCGGCATGGCCGCAGGACGAAATGACGACCAGTCCGCGCCCGCGGACCAGATAGCAGGTCGCGTGCTCCTCCGGGTGGCTGTCGAACACCAGCTCCCCGCGGCGTTCGGCTTCGCTGAAATGGTCGGGAACTTCCAGTTTGGTGCCGCCGGTGACCTCCTCGAAGGAATTGCGCTCGATGTAGCCGGTGGTGAAGGCGCCGGCGAGCGCTCGGGGGCCGTCGCAACACACCGGCGCAACCTCGTGCGCGACCAGCGAGTCGCGGTCCGGCGCACCCCAGGGCAGCATCTCCGGCTCCTCGCCGGGAGGCGGTTGACCGGCCGGAACCCAGCGCACATGAAACGCTTCCTCCGCACCGACGTAGAGATTCAGGTCGTCGCCCATTTCGTTCCGGTGGCGCGCCACGAATCCCTCCAGACCGCCGTAGTGATCGCGATGCCCGTGGCTCAGGATCAGGCCGGTCAGCCGCGCCGGATCGATGTTCAGCAGCGCGAAATTCCGGTTCAGGATCTCCGGCGTATAGCCGAAATCGAGCAGGTACGCGGCCTTGTGCCCGCCTGCCGTCGATTCGAGATGCAGCGAGAGGCCCCATTCGCCGGCGAGCGTCGTCATATGCTGTCCGGGGATCATCCCGACATGCTCGATGTGGACGTGCGGATGGTCGGCCTTCGGCAGAAAGAGCTCGTGGCGGGAGTCGACGACGACCCGCACCGACAGGTGATCGACCACCGGCGCTTCGAACGGAATATGCCTGTCCTGACTCATCGACCTTAACCCGCCGCTGCCGCAGGTACCCCGGACCTGCACGTCCTTATAGGCGGAATCGGACCGGGTCGATAGCGGGGAGTCCCCGAACCGGCCTCAGCCCAAGGGGACATGGATCCGCGAAGCGCCACGCTGGACAAGGCCGGCTTCCTGTGCACCCTTGCTTCGATGCCGGGAGCGAGCCGGCGGAGCCTGACCGGAAGGAAGGTATGCACAAGACCGAAATCCACCCGGACGCAGTCCGGCTCATCAGGATGCGGCGCGGCGGCAGGCTGCATGTGCGCGATACGCTGGATCCGGCGCGCACGGCCCTGGTCGTGGTCGACATGCAGACGGCGTTCCTGAAAGAGGGCCTGCCGTCGGAAGTGCCGATGGCGCGCGAGGTCGTTCCCAACATCAACCGCCTTGCGGCGTCCTTCCGTGCAGCCGGCGGGACGGTCGTCTGGGTCACCACCACGTTCGACGACAGGATCTTCACCGAATGGTCGTCCTTCTTGGGCGGCACCGCCAGCCCGGAGACCGCAAGACGGATCGCGGAGCAGCTCATGGACGGCGCCGAGGGCCATCCCCTGTGGCCGGACATGGCTGCCGAGGACGGCGACATGCGGGCGGTCAAGAACCGGTTCAGCGCCTTCATCCAGGGATCGTCGGACATCGAGGCGCAATTGCGCGCCAGCGGCATCGACACGCTGGCGATCACCGGCACGCTCACCAACGTCTGCTGCGAGGCGACGGCGCGCGACGCCATGATGCGAAACTTCCACGTCATCATGGTGGCGGACGGCAACGCGACCTATACCGACGCCATCCACAACGCCAGCCTGACCAGCATGTCGATCAGCTTCGCCGACATCATGACGACCGGCGAGGTGATCGGGGCCCTGACGGGTGCGGGCGCCGGCGCCGTGGCGGCGGAGTAGCCGGCGCCCGGACATGAAGACCCAGCTGATCGGCGACATCGTCATCGACCGGATCGTCGAGGCCGAGGGCGCCTTCGCCGATTTCGGTTTCATCCTGCCGGGCGCGACGCAGGACCTGGTCGACGCCAACGCCGACTGGCTGGCGCCCCGTTTTATTGCGCCGGACGGCAAGCTGATTATGGCCTTCCACGCGCTCGTCCTGCGCACGCCGCGCCAGACCATCCTGGTCGATTGCTGCGTCGGCAACGACAAGGACCGGCCGCTGCGCCCGACGTGGCACCGGCAGCAGACGCCGTTCCTCGACACGATGCGCGCCGCCGGCGTGGCGCCGGAAGAGATCGACATCGTGATGTGCACCCATCTGCACGCCGATCATGTCGGCTGGAACACGCAGCTGGTCGACGGCCGCTGGGTGCCGACCTTCCCGAAAGCGCGCTACGTCTTCGCGCGCCGGGAGTACGAGTTCTGGGAAGCCGAAGCCCGCCGCGCGAAGGCCGAAGGTATGCAGGAGCCGCCCAATCACGGCAGCTTCGACGACAGCGTCCTGCCGGTCATGGAGGCCGGACGGGCGGTGCTGGTCGAGGCCGACCACGAGCTGGATCGCGGCGTCTGGCTGGAGCCCGCCTTCGGCCACACGCCGGGCAACGTGAACGTCAACGTGCGCGGCGGCGGCCGTCACACCCTGCTGTGCGGAGACACCATGCACACGCCCCTGCAACTGTGCGACCCCGGCCTGTCGAGCGCCTTCTGCGAAGACCCGGCGATGTCGGCGCGCAGCCGCACGGCCATGATCGAACGGCTGGCCGAGACCGAATCGATCCTGCTCGCCGGGCATTTCCCGACCCCGGTCGCCGGCCGCATCGTGCGCCGCGGCGAGGCTTTCCGCCTCGATACCGGAGACTAATCGGGCAGCTGGCCACTCTTCGGCCTGCCCTCATAATCCTGCATCAGGCTGCCCCGGCCGTAGGTCTTGTCATCGATGCCCCGCTGGCGCAGCCACCGTCAGCAGGTCGCCGCGTCGATCGCGATCACCGGCTCGTCGAGCCTATATCAGGCTCGGCCGGCTTGCGCCGTGCTCAGTGCAGCCGCTCGATGGCGATCGCCGTCGCCTCGCCGCCGCCGATACACAGGGAGGCGACGCCGCGCTCGACGCCCTTCCGCTCCATCGCGTTCAGCAGGGTCACGATGATGCGCGCGCCCGAGGCGCCGATCGGGTGGCCGAGGGCGCAGGCGCCGCCATGGACGTTGACGATGTCGTGGGGCAGGCCATGCTCCTTCATCGCCGCCATCGTGACAACGGCGAATGCCTCGTTGACCTCGTAGAGACCGACGTCGGCCTTCGTCCAGCCGGCCTTTTCCAGCACCTTGTCGATGGCGCCGACCGGGGCGGTGGTGAACCAGGCGGGCTCCTGGGCGTGGGTCGCGTGGGCGACGATGCGCGCGCGGGGCGTCAGGCCGCGTTTCTCGGCCTCCGACTGCGTGGTCAGGACGAGGGCGGAAGCGCCGTCCGAGATCGAGGAGGAGTTGGCCGGCGTCACCGTGCCGTCCTTGCGGAAGGCGGGCCGCAGCTTCGGAATTTTCCCCAGATCGGCGTTGAAGGGCTGCTCGTCCTGGGTAACCGTGACCTCGCCCTTGCGGGTTCGCACGGTGACCGGCTCGGTCTCGCGGTCGAAGGAGCCGTCTTCGTTCGCCGCCCTGGCCCGCTTGAGCGACGTTATCGCGAAATCGTCCTGGGCCTCGCGGGTGAACTGGTAGTGCTGGGCCGTGTCCTCGGCGTAGGCGCCCATCAGGCGGCCGGGCTCGTAGGCGTCCTCCAGCCCGTCGAGGAACATGTGGTCCCAGACCTTGCCGTGGCCCATGCGCAGGCCGCCGCGGGCCTTGTCCATCAGATAGGGCGCGTTGGTCATGCTCTCGAGGCCGCCGGCGACCATCACCTCGTTGACGCCGGCCGCCAGCATGTCGTGGGCCAGCATGGTCGCCTTCATGCCGCTGCCGCACATCTTGTTGACGGTGGTGCAGCCGGCGTCCCACGGGATGCCGGCGCCGTGCGCCGCCTGGCGCGCCGGCGCCTGGCCCAGCCCGGCCGGCAGCACGCAGCCCATGATAACTTCGTCGACATCCTCACCGGCCACCCCGGCGCGCTTGAGTGCGCCTTCGATGGCGACGGCGCCCAGCGCTGTGGCCGTAATGTCCTTGAGCGTTCCCTGAAAGCTCCCCATCGGCGTGCGCGCACCGTCGACGATAACGACAGGGTCGGAAGCGGTTGCGGAGGTCATGGCAATCTCCTTGCTGGTGCGGGCGGCTATCGGAGCACGCGGATATCGACGCCGATATCGAGCTCGCGCCACATGGTATCGCAGGTGACGGCCGGTAGTTCCAGCTTTCCCGCCAGACACAGGCAAATCCGGTTGCCGAACATCATGGCCGGGACCGTCGACGAATCGGGAACGACCCGTTCGCCGCGCAACGGGTTATTCCGCAGCCCGGTCGACCGGCGTGTCGGCCTGCATCCATTCGGCGTCGCGGGCATTCTCGCGCGCCGCTTCCGCCCGCTTGTCGGCGAGGAACCGGTCGACGAGGTCGCCGGTCGGCGGGATCATCGCCCGGACCTGCGCCTGGAGCCGTTCGGCGCTGCGCGCGTAGGTTTCGATCCGCACCGTTCCGTCGTCCATAGTCAGCACAAGCGGCTCGCCCTCGGCGAAGCCCAGCGCTTCACAAACCGAAGCAGGGATGACGACGCGCCCGCCCGAGCCCATCGAAACGCGCCAGAAATCGCTTTCGTAGTCGCTGTTTTTCTTCTTCGCCATGCTTCTGAATTTACCTCAGATGGCTTCCGCGGCCAGTGTCAACGAGACCGGCCCCGTCCGACGGGGCTACCGAATCAGGCGGACATCAACATCGAGCGGCAGGTCCCGCCACGCCCGGTCGGCCGTGTAAACGGGCAACCTGAGCGTAAGCGCCAGGGCGAGACAGGCCCGGTCGCCGAACGACAGGCCAGCGTGTCGTGTCGATTCCCTCAGTCGCCCGGAGAGAAGCGCCTCTTCGCGCCGGAAAGGCTCGGATTTGCAATCCAGCGTCAAGAGCGCCGTTTCGGCATCGGCGCCGCTGATGCCCTTATTGACGAGTGAGGAGATGACTTCGGCCAGATTGACTGCCGACACGACGCTTGACGGCATAATCTCGGCCACAACGTCGGCACCCGTTTCGTCATTCAGCAGCGCAAGAACTGCCGAGGAATCGAGAACGAAATTCCTGGCCACCGGCGATTACTCGGCGGCAGCCTTGCTCGCCCGATTTCTCAAACGCCATTCGCGGGCTTCGGCTTCCTCCTGCGCGGCTTCCCGGCGACGGTCGGCTATCAATTCGTCAGCCAGGTTCACCCCTTCCGGGACATATTTCCGAACCAGCTCCTGAGCACGTTCGATAGCCATGGCGTGGGTATAGAGGCGCAATTCGCCGCCCTCCGAATAAAGGATAACTTCATCGCCGATTTCGATTTCGAGCGCTCGCCGGAGTTCGGCCGGTATCACCACACGCCCGCCGGGACCGACCCTTGTGCGATAGCGCTGAACACGTGACACAGGTTTTTCTTTTTTTGACATAAATTGGGTTTAGTGACATTTTTCAACAAAATCAATCCTGTTCCGATTTTGCGGCACGATACCGCGCCAGCGCCGCATCGTCCGGTGGGTACAGGCCCTTGACCGGTTCGCCGCGCTCGATTTCGGCGAGAATCCAAGCTTCCAGCGCTTCCTGCTCGGCGCCGTCTTCGGCAATTTCGGCGGCAAGCGCCTGCGGCAGCACCACGGCGCCGTCGTCGTCGGCAACGACGATGTCGTCCGGAAACACCGCGACGCCGCCACAGCCGATCGGCTCCTGCCAGCCGGCGAACCACAGGGCCGCGATGGACGGCGGCGCAGCGGCGCCATTGCACCAGACCGGAATGTCAACGGCACGAATGCCGGCGACATCCCGCATCGGGCCGTCGCTGACGATGCCGGCCACGCCGCGCCGCTTCATCCGGCCGGCCAGGATGTCACCCAGGGTTCCGGCGCCCTGCTCGCCCCGGCTGTCGATCACGGCGACTACGCCGGGCGGCATGGCCTCGATGGCGTCGCGCAGCGAATTCGGCGCGGCGTAGCTTTCCCGGGTCGAGACGTCCTCGCGGCCGGGAACGAACCGGAGAGTGAATGCCGGCCCGGCGAGCCGCGGCCCGCCCGGCTGCAGCGGCTTCGTCCCGGCCATCCAGCCGCGCCGGACGCCGCGTTTGAGGAGTTGCATCGTGAGCGTCGCGGTCGAGATGCCGCGCAGCGCGTCGATCAATGCCGGATCGGTCGCCATTATCTCTCCCTCTCCGGAAATCCGTCTTTCACCCGATCGGCCGCGATGTCCTCCGGGACCGGCGCAGGCGCCGGACCGGCGGAACAACGCAAGGCCCCTACCGCTCCAGCGCCGCCATCAGTTCGCGCCATTCGCGGGCGCTGAGGCCGCTGTCCGGTTGCGTCACCGCTTCGCCGGCGATCATCCGCCGGACCGCGGCGAGCGCCGGCGCCGACAGGCTGACCGCGCCCAGGCTGTAGTCGCGGAAGGCCTGCGCCGTGATCGGCACCCACCGCTCGGTCAGCGCCAGCATGACATCCGCATAGGCGCGAATTTCGTATTGCGCGTGCGCGTCGGCGCGCAGGCTGAGGAAATGCAGCAGGTTGTGCAGGTCGGTCTTCCAGTACCACTGGGTATAGACGCTGAGCGGCAGGTTCATGCGCGCCAGTTCGCGGGCGAGGCCCTGGCGGCCGGGATCGGCCGGCGCGCCGTCCGGCCCCTCGTTCAGCATTTCCTCGTAATGGTCGTAGCAGGCCGCCGCGTCGTCGCGCAGCAGTTGCAGCACCCGCGCCGCTTCCTCGCCTTCCAGCACGTCGCCCCTTCCCTGCCGGTTGGCCGCGGACTGCGCCGCAAGGTGCTCCGGCGCCGGGATGTAGAACTCGCGGTCGAGCACGGAATAGCGCGCCGAATATTCGTTCACGTTGGCGGTGCGGTGGCGGATCCACTGGCGCGCGACGAAGACCGGCAGCTTCACATGCAGCTTGATCTCGCACATCTCGAACGGCGTGGTGTGCCGGTGGCGCAGCAGGTATCGGATCAGGCCGGCATCGTTGCGCACCGACTTGGTGCCCCGGCCGTAGGACACCCGCGCCGCCTGCACGACCGCGGCGTCGTCGCCCATATAGTCGACCACCCGGACGAAGCCGTGATCGAGCACCGGGAAGGCGGTGTAGAGCACCTCCTCCAGCCCTGGAGCAACGACGCGCCGCGTCTCCGCCATGCGGGCGCGCGCCTCTTCGATCTCGGCGATCTGGTCAGCCGTGGCGTTGGCATTGGGGGGCGGCAGGCTGTCGGACTCGTTCGGCATTCTCGGCAATCGTTACGTTCGCATTGGATGGCGAAACTAGCGTTTCGGTCCCGCCGCGTCACCGGGTATCGCTGCCCCGTCCCTCTTTCAAAATTCGCCGCGAGGCCCTATCTTCGCAATGTCGCCTTCGGGCGACTATGGCGATAAACGGCGTGCGCAATAGCTGTTGCGGACCCGGGGGCAGTACCCGGCGCCTCCACCAGTTTCGCCGGGCCCCGGCGGTTTAGGGGCGGGTTTGCGTCCCGCGCGCCGCCGACGGCCCGGCTTCTCATGGGGGCGAAACAGGATCGACGTGCAGTAAAAGGTTCGCTTTTCGCCCGGCATTGTACCACCGTTATCGGGCTACCTTCACAAATGCTAACGACAACGATCGTTTGGCACTCGCTGCCTAGCTTCTAGGAAAGCGCGGCCCGGGGGGCGCCGGGCAACAGAAGCCCCCCACCGAACGCGGCCGGCGCCATTCCCCGCTTGCGGCATCTGCCCGGCGCTCCATAATGGGACAAAAGCCGCCGGGCGCGGCAGGGCAAGACGGCCGGGGCGATGGAGCCGGAACTCCTGCATTACGAGAAGATCGTCGAGGACGCGCTGCGCGGCGTCGTGCGCACCGCGCTGGAGCAGGTCGCGACCTTCGGCCTGCCTGAAGGCCATGGGCTCTACATCACTTTCCTCACGGCCGGCCCGGGCGTCGACATCCCCGAGCGTCTGGCGCGGACCTATCCGGAGGAGATGACCATCGTTCTGGAGCACCAGTTCTGGAACCTGGAAGTCGGCGAGGCGTTGTTCTCCGTCGAACTCAGCTTCAACCGGCGGCAGGAACGGCTGGAAGTGCCGTTCGACTGCGTCACGTCCTTCGCCGATCCCTCCGTGCCCTTCGGCCTGAAATTCGAGCTGACCGCCGATGCCGAAACGGCGGAGGAGGACGAAGCCGGCGCCGGGCCGGGCGACGCCCCGCCGGCGGCGAGCAACGAAGACGCCGGGGGCGGCCCCGAAGCGGACGGGCCGGCGGACGAAGCAGCGGACGGGGCGGCGCAGACCGGCGAAGTCGTGAACCTGGATTCCTTCCGCAAGAAGCGGTGAGCGTTCGGACCCTGACGGACGGCCCGGACGGCGCGCCGCTCACCCTGATCCTCGCCCACGGCGCCGGCGCCCCGATGGACAGCCCCTTCATGGACCGGATCGCCGAAGGTGTGGCCGCCGCCGGTTGGCGCGTCGTCCGGTTCGAATTTCCCTACATGGCGGCGCGGCGCGCGACCGGTGCGAAGAAGCCGCCGGACCGGGAACCCGTGCTGACCGGGACTTGGCGAAGCGTCATCGCCGATCTCGGGGCGGATACGCTCGTCATCGGCGGCAAGAGCCTGGGCGGCCGGATGGCGAGCATGATAGCCGATGAAGCCGGGGTGCGCGGGCTGGTCTGCCTCGGCTATCCCTTCCATCCGCCCGGCCGGCCGGACAGGCTGCGCACGGCGCATCTGGAAACGCTGGCAACGCCGGCGCTGATCCTGCAGGGCGAACGCGACCCGCTCGGCCGCGCCGACGAGGTGCCCTGCTATACTCTCTCCGAAACCATTTCGCTCGCCTGGCTGCCCGACGGCGACCACAGTTTCAAGCCGCGCAAGGCCTCCGGCCATACCGAGGAAAGCAACCTTGCACTGGCGGTGGAGCGGATTTGCGGATTTCTGGACGCGCTGGCGGCGTGAGGCCGCCGGGCTGCCGGCCCGACCGGTATTGCAGTACCGACCCGATAGCGGAGCCGTGCCGACAGCGGCGATCAAGCGAAGGGCAGCGTCGCGCCGATGCCCATCCGTTCCGCCTTTTCCAGCATGGCGGCGCCGAGGGCGATATCGCTCAGGCTCAGGCCGCGGTGCCAGAACAGGTTGGTCTCGCCGTCGCTTTCGCGCCCGGGTTTCAGGCCGGCGACAATCTCGCCCATTTCGGCGTGCAGCGTCTCTTCGGTCAGCCTGCCCTCGTCGACATGGCGGCGCAGCGACCCGAAAGGCTTGCCCGGCTTGCACTGGCCCCAGTCGTCGACCACGATCTTGTCCATGATGTCGGTGAGCGAGAGCTCGACGCTGCTCATCGTGCCGTAGGGGACGACGAAGGCGCCCTTCCTCACCCATTCCGTCAGGAACAGGGGCTCAGGCTCCGGCAGGCGCGACGCCTCGACCAGGATGTCGGCGCCGTCGAGGCAGTCCTTCCAGTTGTCGGTGACGATCACCGTCTTGCCCAGGTCTTCGCTCAGCCGGGCGCCGAAGGCCTCGCGGCTCTCCGGGCGGCGGGAATGGACGCGGATCTCGTCGAAATCGAACAGGTGGTCGAGCAGCCGGACGTTCCAGTAGGCGGTGCCGCGCGCCCCGATATGGCCGAGGCTCCGGCAATCTCGGCGCGCCAGGTACTTCGCGCCGATCGCCGTCATTGCGCCGGTGCGCATCTCGGTGATCGCCGTTGCGTCGACGATGGCCCGCGGCATGCCGGTTTCGGGATCGAACAGGCACAGGATCGCCATCTCCGACGGCAGGCCCTGTTTGTAGTTGTCGACGAAATCGCCGACCATCTTGAAGCCGGCAAAGCCCAAGGGCTTGATATAGCCGCGCAGCAGGTTGAAATGGCCCTTGTCGGACGATTCGGGCACCAGATGGACGCGCGGTTCGAGGACAGTCTCGCCGTTGCCCTGGGCGCGCAGGCCGGATTCGACCGCGGCGATGATCTCGTCCTCGGTCATGGCGAGGGCGTCGACGTCCCTGCCGTTGAGATAGGAAATGGAGATGTCGGGCATGAGCCTTCCCTGCCGCCGTTGACCGCTTCCGATGATAGAAATACGTTTCCGTCAAGTCCATGCAGGCCGCGCCGTATCCGGCTCGCCGGATTCCGGGGCCGGGCACGGGCCGGAAATCGGGAGGAAAAGGTTATGAAATTATCGTTATCGCTTACGCGCCCGTTCGCTGTTGCGGCCGGCATTGCAGCGGTTTCCATCGCCGCACCCGCCATCGCGGAATATCCGGAAAAACCCGTCAAGATCGTCGTGCCGTTCGGCGCCGGCGATTCGCTCGACGGCACCGCCCGGGTGATCGCCGAGCAGCTCAAGAAGGAGCTGAAGGTGCCCTTCGTGGTGCAGAACATCCCGGGCGCCGGCGGCGGCAAGGGCACCGCCGAAGCCAACAAGGCGAAAGGCGACGGCTATACGCTCCTGATGGGCTCGACCGGCGCGCTGACGGCCCGGCCGCTGATCTCGAAACCGGGCTACGTCACGAGCGATTTCGTCCCGCTGGCCCAGCTCGTAGAGGTGCCGATCGGCCTCGCCGTCAAGGCGGACAGCCCGTTCAAATCGGTGAAGGACA contains:
- a CDS encoding LacI family DNA-binding transcriptional regulator; the encoded protein is MMSRPTLSQIAEQLGVSTATVSLAMRGSPKISQKTRERVAVALKESGYIYQRSAAGLRTAKTHTVGVVLNNISDPFCSTLLASIEEELSKAGRTIFLCNSNESVQRQTEFLRSMAEYNADGVIISPAIGSTAEDILSQKALLPPLVFVSRAVFDVNADYVVNDDRQAANLAAKRLLGCGHRRIALVGGDPSVSCFAARLEGYKEALGEAAIAFDDALVRACAPTRPAGFAAARWVAELAPRPTAAICYNDSLALGFISGLRHEGLHPGTDFALIGHEDIEEAGFVSPSLSSTAVLRDEMGRTAAAVLLERVANPDAPLQRHVLPSELVVRETCSVSNDTALQAGPVRERN
- a CDS encoding MBL fold metallo-hydrolase, which translates into the protein MSQDRHIPFEAPVVDHLSVRVVVDSRHELFLPKADHPHVHIEHVGMIPGQHMTTLAGEWGLSLHLESTAGGHKAAYLLDFGYTPEILNRNFALLNIDPARLTGLILSHGHRDHYGGLEGFVARHRNEMGDDLNLYVGAEEAFHVRWVPAGQPPPGEEPEMLPWGAPDRDSLVAHEVAPVCCDGPRALAGAFTTGYIERNSFEEVTGGTKLEVPDHFSEAERRGELVFDSHPEEHATCYLVRGRGLVVISSCGHAGIVNSVRTAMAVAGTDKLHAVIGGFHLGLAKPDYIEFTIDELEKLEPDVVVPMHCTGEPFIEAMRRRMPERLVRSFLGTRISFGV
- a CDS encoding cysteine hydrolase, with the translated sequence MHKTEIHPDAVRLIRMRRGGRLHVRDTLDPARTALVVVDMQTAFLKEGLPSEVPMAREVVPNINRLAASFRAAGGTVVWVTTTFDDRIFTEWSSFLGGTASPETARRIAEQLMDGAEGHPLWPDMAAEDGDMRAVKNRFSAFIQGSSDIEAQLRASGIDTLAITGTLTNVCCEATARDAMMRNFHVIMVADGNATYTDAIHNASLTSMSISFADIMTTGEVIGALTGAGAGAVAAE
- a CDS encoding MBL fold metallo-hydrolase, which translates into the protein MKTQLIGDIVIDRIVEAEGAFADFGFILPGATQDLVDANADWLAPRFIAPDGKLIMAFHALVLRTPRQTILVDCCVGNDKDRPLRPTWHRQQTPFLDTMRAAGVAPEEIDIVMCTHLHADHVGWNTQLVDGRWVPTFPKARYVFARREYEFWEAEARRAKAEGMQEPPNHGSFDDSVLPVMEAGRAVLVEADHELDRGVWLEPAFGHTPGNVNVNVRGGGRHTLLCGDTMHTPLQLCDPGLSSAFCEDPAMSARSRTAMIERLAETESILLAGHFPTPVAGRIVRRGEAFRLDTGD
- a CDS encoding acetyl-CoA C-acyltransferase, producing the protein MTSATASDPVVIVDGARTPMGSFQGTLKDITATALGAVAIEGALKRAGVAGEDVDEVIMGCVLPAGLGQAPARQAAHGAGIPWDAGCTTVNKMCGSGMKATMLAHDMLAAGVNEVMVAGGLESMTNAPYLMDKARGGLRMGHGKVWDHMFLDGLEDAYEPGRLMGAYAEDTAQHYQFTREAQDDFAITSLKRARAANEDGSFDRETEPVTVRTRKGEVTVTQDEQPFNADLGKIPKLRPAFRKDGTVTPANSSSISDGASALVLTTQSEAEKRGLTPRARIVAHATHAQEPAWFTTAPVGAIDKVLEKAGWTKADVGLYEVNEAFAVVTMAAMKEHGLPHDIVNVHGGACALGHPIGASGARIIVTLLNAMERKGVERGVASLCIGGGEATAIAIERLH
- a CDS encoding AbrB/MazE/SpoVT family DNA-binding domain-containing protein, whose protein sequence is MAKKKNSDYESDFWRVSMGSGGRVVIPASVCEALGFAEGEPLVLTMDDGTVRIETYARSAERLQAQVRAMIPPTGDLVDRFLADKRAEAARENARDAEWMQADTPVDRAAE
- a CDS encoding type II toxin-antitoxin system VapC family toxin, with product MARNFVLDSSAVLALLNDETGADVVAEIMPSSVVSAVNLAEVISSLVNKGISGADAETALLTLDCKSEPFRREEALLSGRLRESTRHAGLSFGDRACLALALTLRLPVYTADRAWRDLPLDVDVRLIR
- a CDS encoding AbrB/MazE/SpoVT family DNA-binding domain-containing protein — translated: MSKKEKPVSRVQRYRTRVGPGGRVVIPAELRRALEIEIGDEVILYSEGGELRLYTHAMAIERAQELVRKYVPEGVNLADELIADRRREAAQEEAEAREWRLRNRASKAAAE
- a CDS encoding ribonuclease activity regulator RraA encodes the protein MATDPALIDALRGISTATLTMQLLKRGVRRGWMAGTKPLQPGGPRLAGPAFTLRFVPGREDVSTRESYAAPNSLRDAIEAMPPGVVAVIDSRGEQGAGTLGDILAGRMKRRGVAGIVSDGPMRDVAGIRAVDIPVWCNGAAAPPSIAALWFAGWQEPIGCGGVAVFPDDIVVADDDGAVVLPQALAAEIAEDGAEQEALEAWILAEIERGEPVKGLYPPDDAALARYRAAKSEQD
- the thyX gene encoding FAD-dependent thymidylate synthase, producing the protein MPNESDSLPPPNANATADQIAEIEEARARMAETRRVVAPGLEEVLYTAFPVLDHGFVRVVDYMGDDAAVVQAARVSYGRGTKSVRNDAGLIRYLLRHRHTTPFEMCEIKLHVKLPVFVARQWIRHRTANVNEYSARYSVLDREFYIPAPEHLAAQSAANRQGRGDVLEGEEAARVLQLLRDDAAACYDHYEEMLNEGPDGAPADPGRQGLARELARMNLPLSVYTQWYWKTDLHNLLHFLSLRADAHAQYEIRAYADVMLALTERWVPITAQAFRDYSLGAVSLSAPALAAVRRMIAGEAVTQPDSGLSAREWRELMAALER
- a CDS encoding ClpXP protease specificity-enhancing factor SspB translates to MEPELLHYEKIVEDALRGVVRTALEQVATFGLPEGHGLYITFLTAGPGVDIPERLARTYPEEMTIVLEHQFWNLEVGEALFSVELSFNRRQERLEVPFDCVTSFADPSVPFGLKFELTADAETAEEDEAGAGPGDAPPAASNEDAGGGPEADGPADEAADGAAQTGEVVNLDSFRKKR
- a CDS encoding alpha/beta hydrolase translates to MSVRTLTDGPDGAPLTLILAHGAGAPMDSPFMDRIAEGVAAAGWRVVRFEFPYMAARRATGAKKPPDREPVLTGTWRSVIADLGADTLVIGGKSLGGRMASMIADEAGVRGLVCLGYPFHPPGRPDRLRTAHLETLATPALILQGERDPLGRADEVPCYTLSETISLAWLPDGDHSFKPRKASGHTEESNLALAVERICGFLDALAA
- a CDS encoding ornithine cyclodeaminase family protein, which produces MPDISISYLNGRDVDALAMTEDEIIAAVESGLRAQGNGETVLEPRVHLVPESSDKGHFNLLRGYIKPLGFAGFKMVGDFVDNYKQGLPSEMAILCLFDPETGMPRAIVDATAITEMRTGAMTAIGAKYLARRDCRSLGHIGARGTAYWNVRLLDHLFDFDEIRVHSRRPESREAFGARLSEDLGKTVIVTDNWKDCLDGADILVEASRLPEPEPLFLTEWVRKGAFVVPYGTMSSVELSLTDIMDKIVVDDWGQCKPGKPFGSLRRHVDEGRLTEETLHAEMGEIVAGLKPGRESDGETNLFWHRGLSLSDIALGAAMLEKAERMGIGATLPFA